From the genome of Acropora palmata chromosome 8, jaAcrPala1.3, whole genome shotgun sequence:
aattttaaacatatttttatcatccttGCTGCTTCGAAACGTGCCAAACATACTGTTTTAATCATCACTCCATGTAATCTTGATACAAAGCAGCCTTTGAGAAACCTAAAATAactattcacctcagtgtccGTGGGTAGCAGGGGATATTCACTGAGCCGCTTTGCGCTTTGCGGCTTGGTAAATATCCCTCACTAATCACCTCCACTTCAGTGGAtatgttaattatttatcttttatAAAAAATAAGATAAAGATATAGAAGATATTGAGGTAAGTTCAGTGTTGTGTTGTCATTATTCTTCAGACTTTACATGGAAAGTAAAGGATGGTGGGACAATGGTCTTGAGGAAGACTGGAAAAGAGAGGCTCGTCACCAAGTAATGCAAGCATTTTCAAGGGCTGAGAAAGCACTCAAACCCCCAATCAAAGATATGTTTACAGATGTGTATGACAAGATGTCTAACAGACTGCAAAACCAATACCAGGAATGTATGGATCACATTGCAAAATACCCACATGAGTACCCCACAGAACTGTATGCAGAAGATAAGTGAGGATTTTTACAAAAAGGATTGATGGCAGGCCTTTGCCAGgctttcattattattaacttcTATGGAAGGCAGCCGATTAGAGTTTTATGGTAGACAGGTTTTGAAGAACCTTGAATTCTCTAATCACTCCAATTAAAGGATAACATCTCTGAGTAAAGTAGGCAATGTTCTTTGTCAGCATTGCTCCAAATAAACAAACCACTCCTCCAGCCATTAATTATTGTCAATGTCAGTTCCCTTTCAGTTGTAGAAAGTCCAACTGtatccttttttttatgatactaataatgaaaatgaggAGTAAAATGAAGGTACTCGATCAGAAGTACACAACATAATGGGACAGCTTATCAATATAATAAGGTACAATCAAGCAACCTGGTTTGCAATTCATTGAATTCCAGCGCACATAGGTCAATGTAGCAGTAAATCCTCAAGTCATAGGAAAGTAGTTTGTACTTGAAATGAGTTTTCtggaaaattgtttcaattgtTATGGCATTGTAGTAATAATAAGCTCTGGTAGCTTCATATTTAGCATTAACAAGGATAACTCAATTCAACTACATTTTTGTCAGGATTGTCATATGTCAAGGTTAATATTTAACAAGAGGTggatgcaaattttcaaaaacagtATAGCCAACAAACTTTCTTTATTTGCCTTGTGTGCTAAAGAGCTACAGTGGAATCTCCACAATGGCCACTATTTTTTGCCCCAGAAAACTATCCAAACTCGTTTTAACCTCTCTATGACAGCCACGTCTCCACAATGGCAATGGCCAGTAAAGTTTGTCCCAAATGCCCAAATAACCTCTCAATGTTGGCCAGTTGAATTAATGACTTGTCAAATTCATGAAACTTTATACATATGGAACGTCAAATTATTTGGGGCACATGTTTTCATaccattgttgttgtttccacAAAGATTGATTGCTAACCGTAACTGGACAGTTGGACAACCAATTGTCTTCATTTGTACATAAAAGGGGAATATTAATATCCTTCAATGCCGGCAGCAAACAATGTGTACCtcagtcattttgttttcttgacattTTCCCTTTAAACAttaacttacatttgattgcTATAAGTATGGACAGAGAAgcaccaaaagaaaaacaggtgTCATATGACACCCCTACCTCTCCACAACAACCACTTTCTATTGTCCCCAAGGTGGCTGTTGTGGAGATCGAGGTTCGGCTGTATCTGTAATACTATGCAGAGGAGAGGTGTACTTGAGCCAGTTGTTTCTGGGTATGCTCCCCTCATCTCTCAAAATCCCTCTCAAGTCTATTTtgtgtcatttgaaaatgttgatgGTAGAACGTCTTCAGTGTGCATCATTCTATCTTATAATTTTCATCtcagaaaataaataactagtcaaaatgaaagtaaacTCTTGTTTAGGACTATAAGTAGCCtctaatattaattttcacCTTTTGCTTCCAAAAAAAAGTACTGTTCTCACAGATCCCTGGAAGTTATAACAAAGATTACTGCCACCAACTGACTTTCTTATCAATTTTCTCAAACTCACTGTATCATTGTATAAACTGTACCCACAACAACTGCAAAGCCAACAACGGATAAAAGGTTTACTGTGGTAATTCCACTGCATGTATTTCCAACTTGTTTAGTACAACCATAGTACAAGCTAGTTTCAGTGAACAACTGGGGTATGATAATttatcaataataaaataaacatcagTCTTTAAGATCCAGTTTTCCAATAAAGTTGGACTTGTATGAACCGAACCATAGTGCATCTCCTTCATCATGTATCTCACTGACATCAGAAATTGTACTACCATTTGGATCATGCAAGCTTCTTACGACCTGGCCATTCTCATTCAGTTCCAGAATAAGGTTGTGTTTTTGTCCAGCAAAAAGACTTGTTAACCGcgacaaagaaaacacctaaattggtttaaagaaaaataaaaatcaatttccCTCCATACTACCGGTATATAAAGTCTGTATTCTGAAATTACCTTGAACATAtatgtgacatttttttcatatcaatttcttaaaattaaccAAGACATTAACTAATAATtagtttaataataatcattattattttatgtcTGTAAAGTTAATCTAATTCTTGCATTATTCCATGTCTAATACTAAAGGAAGGCAAGAAAAAGTGAACAAAGTCAttgaaagaaattgtggtgTTGTGTCAATGGAAGTTAAACataagatgatgatgatgatgattattattatcattatcctCATTGTACAGCATCACAGGTGCTCCTGGCTTTAGTCAAGTGAGCAACAACTAGTTCCCTCCATTGCCATCTATTGGTCTGCTTTCATAGCAGCACGGACCATTACCACACTGTTTATTTCCTCAGTCCGCTTTACTTTAGCAGTAGTAGGATGAAGGCTGGGTATGCACTGCTCACCCAGAGAGCACCTGCCAGGCAAGAGACCTTCCCAATAAGGTCCAGTCTCATTCACACTCTTATCTGAAAAACTATTTGAACTTTCACCCATATTTATGAGGACACATGGGTTTCAAACAGGGTATTCCTTCCCAGATGCTTTTTGATGCACCAGCACTAGATGGGTTTCCAGCCAAAGCCAATGAGTCCCAGCTAGCCTCAAGATCTTGTAATACTGAGTAGGAGCCCTTGTCAGGTCCTGACAGCCAGGccatgattattattattattattattattattattattattattattattctaccTTGTCTTTTTACAGTAAAAACAGGATGTGTACTCTGTATTCACCTTAACTAAAAAGTTTCTTGCTCTGGGGTACTTTCCTAACAGATCAGTCACTTGTGTTCGTTTCATTGCCAATCCAACCCAGTAGCCACCACGGCTGCTCAAACGTATGTTATCTGGAAGTCCTGGCAAATTCTGAGCAAACACCTCAGATTTGCCTTCATGTTCTCCTTTAATGTAATACCTGgatataaaaataatgttagtccccagaaaataataataactgaaGCACTACTTTCAATTTGCTAGTTTGCTACAAGAAAGTACCTAATATTTTGCTAACAAAGACTACCTTGTGGCCACAAtactcttttttcttttttttttttccaaaaaaaaaaagaaaggaggaCTCATGAAACATTAATAATACTAACTGCATTCGGGAGAGAGAAGAAATTGGAGAGTTTTGAAGGAGAGCTACCCAACAAACCACTGACTTTTAAATTGTCATCACACAGTTGACAGATTCAAACCtagttaaaattattttgagcttacaacaaaaaaaaaacatttcatttttaccTATAACCTAAGAGAAGAAAATAAGAGAGGGCTGCCTAATAATGACACAATAAACTTTGAAGATATTCATTCAGAATCCAAATGTACTTTTCCTTAATGTGTCACATTAAATGACTTTCAAAATACacatgaatgaaaataatgtaaattagTTTTCATACTTAATTATCCTCGCAGATGTGGTTTCTGCCACAAGTAGATGGTCTCCCTCAGGTGACAGTTGAACTCCATTAGCAAAATAAAGGCCTTCCAATAAAACTTCCAGGTCTCCTGTTTTGGGATGATATGCCATTAATCTTCCACTTCCTTCTTGTTCTAATACCATTTCAGCCACTTGTCGACGTTGCCATTTAGCACTTGAATCAGTGAAATAAATGGTTCCGTCACGAGCTATATCAAGGTCATTAACAAATCGAAAGGGCTTGCCATTTATGCCAGGTGACGGAGGCACAAGTGTGTTAACTGTTCTAGCGCGAGTGTTCACTTCAAGTAAACCAAAATAAGCATCTGCAACAATGAGATTGATTCCATATCTGTCAAAACGCATCCCTAATGGGCGGCCACAGGTTGGCTCAAGGTCTGGAGTACCTGtatagaaagaaaataaaatttactttactaaatatttcaaaaaattaatatcagaACAATAAGTGGACAAAATTTTGCCAGCTCTAATATCCCTCAGAAAAACCTAAGTGTGATGCAATGGGACTCGAGAATTGTGCACAGGGaaaaaccttgcaaacaatCAAATGGTTTCATTACAAAAGTGCATGGTCTCTTTAAATCTACTTCATAAGACCAATGCATTTCCATGATTGCAACTTACCACTAATATTGCTGATACACAACATTTGTGAAAaagctaataattattgttgcatTAGTCTGAATTCTGAGCAATGTTTGATGATAAAAAATTAGCACATACAGCACTTAGATTGCAgtataacaataaaaaatattattagaTTAACAACTATATTGCCAACTGCCCATCTTCACAGAATATCCTTGCTGTATATCTGTTACAAAGAGGCTTATTACTCACCACAAGGTGGCTTGCCAGTTTGTATGACATCTATTACTTTGTCTCCTTCAAGTTTAACGATTTTTCCATCTGCTAAACCTGTGTATAGAATGCCTAGAGAGGAAAATAACAGGTATGTGGGTAGATATAGCTGGGCAGGTACACTAGATAGTGAATAGGTACTTAGGTTAGGTTGCCAGGTTGGTATTGGGGTAGAAGGTAGACAGGTATGCTATTAGATTAGTAGGTAAACATGTAAGTGGGTTTATGGGTAATAGGTAAACAGGTGTGTTATTAGATGGGTAGCAAGGTGGGTAGGTCAGTTAGTACATAGGTGGGTAGATAGTAGATAGGTGGATGGGAAGCTTAAGACAGGTAGACAGGAGGTCGTTGCTTTGGTATCTAGATGAGTAGGTAGCTAGGTAGGCTGGGTGAAGGATACAGAGACAACATGGAATGACATTAAAATGTTGTTGCCTAACAAACCAACTAGATGTCTGGAAACTTGGTCTAAAATTCCAACCATCTGACATGAAGTCCATAGCCCAACCCTCTGCACCACCTATCTTCCATATATGATGCACACAAACAATTCTTAcgtttcaaatttgaaatcctTGCTCCACCTAGTTGTTCAAATGCTGAATAGCACAATCAACTGTGTAAATCTCTCTCCAACAGATAAGTGCAATCCCTTATCCACTGGATGGTGATTAAATTATCCTAAGGATTGCACTtcccaacctttgaacaactggggcatGGTCTGGGATGTAAATTTTCAACACATGACTTCCtcaaatgaataattaaactGTAAGTTAATGGCAGAACTTTTCACCAACCTGTGCTGTCAATTGCAAAAGATTCAGGACCCACCAGCTGTCCTTCAAACAGCCTCTTTGTTTTCGTCAAGTTGTTGTTAATTTCTAGAGCTCCCTCTAACTGTGGAATTTGCTGGAAACTGTATTATTAAAAGACTAAATTAATAAAAGTCACTTGCAGATAAGGCACATAACCAGTAGGACTATAAGAGTGGAGAGTAAAATTATTATGGGAAAGATACAATCCTTGACCTTATTCTGCCTAAACACTTATTCTGTActggtcaattttttttttagtattttattcatttatttgataCAGCAGATCATAATCATCAACTCTTCTGAAAATTAAGTAAATGGGACAGAACGAGACCTCACAGAAATACCTATTGTTGATAACCATTGCAAAGACCATAAAATTTATGATTGAAAGCATATGGAAAGCATCTATACACTCTGGTTTACTGTTGTTAAAACATTTTCTGGGgacttttaatttgaatggCCTTCACCTCAGGATACTTCAGCTTCGTGTGATGACCCTGACATCATCAAGACAACCACATCGATCAGCAGGCATAAAATGTCTCATGAGATAGCCTGAGGCTACCACAATTTTTTGGATTCCAATCACCGGCACACAATACCTTGGCACCATGCATTTCTATGGCACCATCTTCCTATAGCCTTGCTTTCAACCTACCTAAAAGGCTTGGGATCAATCGGTGATGGCAGAAAAAATAGAAGAAAGTCAAGACCACTCAAAAGGAGAAACagcaaagacaacaacaacgatGTTACACccctgaaataaaataaacgtaATTGTTTTACAAAAACTGCTAAAGGCCCAGACGTCCTTGTTGGCATTTAACTGTATTCTTTGAGGAACAAGTACTCTATAATCAATGACACACCAAAATTGTTGAGGTCTAAGCGCACTTTTTAGAACAATAGAGCGATGCAATAACTTCAATGACCGGTTAATTATCTCTGTCTTATGGACATTTTGTCAGAACCCC
Proteins encoded in this window:
- the LOC141889989 gene encoding adipocyte plasma membrane-associated protein-like, which translates into the protein MTRTKYQDTVQCFFFCMTNSSLLLNLVHFSPHHITGLPYLLRVCRTWNFLCYLLLNMGVTSLLLSLLFLLLSGLDFLLFFLPSPIDPKPFSFQQIPQLEGALEINNNLTKTKRLFEGQLVGPESFAIDSTGILYTGLADGKIVKLEGDKVIDVIQTGKPPCGTPDLEPTCGRPLGMRFDRYGINLIVADAYFGLLEVNTRARTVNTLVPPSPGINGKPFRFVNDLDIARDGTIYFTDSSAKWQRRQVAEMVLEQEGSGRLMAYHPKTGDLEVLLEGLYFANGVQLSPEGDHLLVAETTSARIIKYYIKGEHEGKSEVFAQNLPGLPDNIRLSSRGGYWVGLAMKRTQVTDLLGKYPRARNFLVKVFSLSRLTSLFAGQKHNLILELNENGQVVRSLHDPNGSTISDVSEIHDEGDALWFGSYKSNFIGKLDLKD